In Osmia bicornis bicornis chromosome 10, iOsmBic2.1, whole genome shotgun sequence, one genomic interval encodes:
- the LOC114874230 gene encoding LOW QUALITY PROTEIN: uncharacterized protein LOC114874230 (The sequence of the model RefSeq protein was modified relative to this genomic sequence to represent the inferred CDS: substituted 1 base at 1 genomic stop codon), translating into MIPPLSVAPRFPDCVDXQKMRAVAVWTAFVLAYSNSPFAFGIRYIDPISAQSGNSGDIAEKRVDLTEPTCEELRAMWRYTKRQSRAAKTTTGYSLYPDPFSYNVWKSYSERTKPPLNYRGRFTGRPRNRAGGNAPIYGRMVHKAPAGSRLRNGMRHSPRPFDKIPRLYGTVNSYPPSSRTRMTSYRAAGGGSPPLSQVPQAGKFQQLMELLQAERAREVQEQRKADKTSIFKDAMNDDQFLNMQHSRKQFAKPTVRIPTKINYDFGEGRYTSNVPNIGQIWSRSEPESREYMLH; encoded by the exons ATGATACCACCTCTCTCAGTTGCTCCTCGGTTTCCGGACTGCGTGGACTAGCAG AAAATGCGTGCCGTAGCTGTATGGACCGCTTTCGTGTTAGCGTACTCGAACAGCCCATTCGCGTTCGGTATACGATACATCGATCCGATCTCAGCGCAATCAGGGAACTCCGGCGACATCGCCGAGAAGCGCGTTGACCTGACCGAGCCGACATGCGAAGAATTGAGGGCAATGTGGAGGTATACCAAACGACAGAGCAGGGCTGCTAAGACCACCACTGGCTACTCTCTTTACCCTGATCCATTTTCCTACAACGTATGGAAGTCTTACTCCGAACGGACCAAGCCTCCTCTTAACTATCGAG GAAGATTCACTGGAAGACCTCGTAACCGAGCCGGTGGTAATGCACCTATTTATGGAAGAATGGTCCATAAAGCGCCCGCAGGAAGTCGGCTAAGAAACGGTATGCGACATTCTCCCCGGCCTTTCGATAAGATCCCTCGTTTATACGGCACGGTTAATTCGTATCCACCATCGTCGAGGACACGTATGACCAGCTACCGCGCGGCGGGTGGTGGCTCACCTCCTCTGTCTCAGGTTCCTCAAGCCGGCAAGTTTCAACAGCTGATGGAACTGCTTCAAGCTGAACGCGCCCGGGAAGTACAG GAGcaacgcaaggcggataagaCTTCCATCTTCAAAGACGCGATGAACGACgatcaatttttaaacatgCAACATTCCCGTAAGCAATTTGCGAAGCCGACAGTACGAATTCCGacgaaaattaattacgaTTTTGGCGAGGGACGGTATACGTCGAACGTGCCCAATATTGGACAGATCTGGTCG AGAAGCGAACCTGAGTCTCGAGAATACATGTTGCATTAG
- the LOC114874229 gene encoding rRNA methyltransferase 3, mitochondrial, whose amino-acid sequence MVRMVFLNVLHNIVRPLRYANTCQTIHLNVTRQYARWISRRPVAIANEDELFESEDTTQEKPLRPKTFPRKQRKKKPVKKPTEITEEKYKFTNLKESDKIVSKLLTELKSRKRRGKNDEVVLEGCRLIKDALKAGAVPKAILFNDPSDIKELNIPEKVTLYKVPYKTLQLWSGLTASPGLLGIFNTPDVENTTPADNALPVTIICDNVREPGNLGSIMRAAAGVGCEKLIIMKGCVDLWNPKVLRSAAGTHFHLPIHAFPVWDDIPSLIGKDSNVFVTDSNFGDEYISEYSPNMLESSMNIFDINPEELKNKFGVNEETNEASRLIVPKNKKMMKSFMLNLPIVPYYSLDYTQTEIVIILSGETEGLSLDCYKFLSERKSIRINIPLVKGVDSLNTGVALGIVAFEIKRQILKKQSQL is encoded by the exons ATGGTTAGAATGGTGTTCCTCAATGTTCTGCACAATATTGTTCGACCACTTCGATATGCTAACACTTGTCAGACAATTCACTTAAATGTAACACGACAATACGCAAGATGGATTAGTCGAAGACCAGTTGCAATTGCCAATGAAGACGAACTGTTCGAAAGTGAGGATACCACTCAAGAAAAACCTTTACGTCCCAAAACTTTTCCAAGAaagcaaagaaaaaagaaacctGTAAAAAAACCTACAGAAATTACTGAAGAAAAGTATAAGTTTACGAATCTCAAAGAAAGTGATAAAATCGTATC aaaattacTGACCGAGTTAAAGTCtcgaaaaagaagaggaaaaaacgATGAAGTGGTTTTAGAAGGATGTAGATTAATTAAAGATGCACTTAAGGCTGGTGCAGTACCAAAAGCGATACTTTTTAATGATCCTTCTGatataaaagaattaaatataCCTGAAAAAGTTACATTATATAAAGTTCCATATAAAACACTTCAACTATGGTCTGGTTTAACTGCTTCTCCAGGATTATTAG gAATTTTCaatacacctgatgtagaaaATACTACTCCTGCTGATAATGCATTACCAGTCACTATAATTTGTGACAATGTAAGGGAACCAGGAAATTTAGGATCCATCATGAGAGCTGCTGCAGGTGTGGGTTGTGAGaagttaataataatgaaag GTTGCGTAGATTTATGGAATCCAAAAGTTCTCAGAAGCGCAGCTGGAACTCATTTTCATTTACCTATTCATGCATTTCCAGTATGGGATGATATTCCATCCTTAATTGGTAAAGACTCCAATGTTTTTGTGACAGACAGCAACTTTGGTGATGAATATATATCAGAGTACTCTCCTAATATGCTTGAATCAAGTATGAATATATTTGATATTAATCCAGAAGaattgaaaaacaaatttgGCGTTAACGAAGAAACAAACGAAGCGTCAAGATTAATAGTaccaaagaataagaaaatgatgaaaagtTTCATGTTGAATCTACCTATTGTACCATACTATTCTTTAGATTATACACAAACCGAAATTGTAATCATTCTAAGCGGCGAAACCGAAGGTTTGAGTTTGGATTGTTACAAATTCTTaagtgaaagaaaaagtatTCGTATCAATATACCTCTTGTTAAAGGAGTTGATAGTTTAAATACAGGAGTTGCACTTGGCATTGTTGCTTTTGAAATTAAGAGACAAATTCTAAAAAAACAAAGCCAACTTTAA
- the LOC114874232 gene encoding MAM and LDL-receptor class A domain-containing protein 1-like isoform X1, protein MWLVLLICYCLYSLSSSTSWYPVYPILGEQIDLVGTLNESFTHNWTKSIENDEAKDVFDSDNPFNSTQIPFNSIDRDREPLDEVERIDPRNWPVRPDVFYTRTVPSTTEISLPRNPLYPSTSAQRNSSTQRYPPVTAPPPTASVDEVFCDFGSFPAQTLCEWQNGDGVLDWAAGTGMGTNWMGGPPSDYTSGTMEGGYAFLETSELPLRESKTKTLGSLLHSPQLGSTGVVGTCIMFKYSIDGLSSAGLRVLLHVGPDEYSSKKEQTEEITPDNTTIPSCKPIEVFDERVIWNAQYYNLGIWQQTQILYTFPELHSLIIEGIPVDPTDPARLYRGYIAVDDIDLQPGTSCVGFCNFAGGFCDWSNDAEDDFDWTISRGSGNPTTGPAMDSSTDRSTAGGYAYIDSAFPRRPGDRARLISASFPAPSADTPMCMHFWFHMFGSGIGVLKLFLRNFRSLDTPLREIWSLNGNAGNTWFVAQITIGSVDDFQLIFEATVGNTGMGDIAIDDISFTQGSCPVAPQVAAPTPRDCTFEVDECDWINSRDPNRVEWERVSTQALSLRNQRKPYTNGYTINRRNEYFLNLGRPRGGPRSSGGGTAQLVSREMKGTDDPLCVTFWYYMFESFIDSTGPSLGVLRVSIQTTGESSTETRPIWQLYNNQGPSWNYGQISLNERKDFNVVFEGTWGPNRASGSIGIDDISFYIGNCSVKPPSASVRAEDCSFEKGLCGWENITTSENERTVTWQRAFPAHRPAQLLDKTFGATGDFVFFDIFTTNKQSTNVQLRSPVIQTSTDEESVCFTFWFAAFGVEESTTLQIIKMNVDEEMNEENDGNNNGQQPLWSLTAKGFNNPRPVWTAAQVTIDARVPYRLILRGTASNGGFAIDDIKFQPQSCSIRPVTALPVNNES, encoded by the exons ATGTGGTTGGTTTTGTTAATCTGTTACTGTTTGTATTCACTATCGTCCAGTACCTCGTGGTACCCTGTGTATCCTATACTTGGAGAGCAAATAGACCTCGTAGGTACACTGAATGAAAGTTTCACTCATAATTGGACTAAGAGCATTGAAAACGACGAAGCGAAGGATGTATTCGACAGCGATAACCCGTTTAATTCAACGCAAATACCGTTCAATTCCATTGATCGTGATCGGGAACCTTTGGACGAGGTTGAACGCATCGACCCCAGGAATTGGCCGGTCAGACCGGATGTCTTCTACACCCGAACTGTTCCTTCAACTACAGAAATTTCGTTACCACGAAATCCACTTTATCCGTCCACATCGGCGCAAAGAAACTCGTCGACGCAGAG ATATCCACCGGTCACGGCACCACCTCCTACAGCCTCTGTGGACGAAGTTTTCTGTGATTTCGGATCATTTCCGGCACAGACACTTTGCGAATGGCAAAACGGCGATGGTGTATTAGACTGGGCGGCTGGTACTGGCATGGGTACCAATTGGATGGGTGGTCCTCCAAGCGATTACACAAGTGGAACAATGGAAGGAGG GTATGCCTTCCTGGAAACATCAGAATTACCATTGAGAGAAAGTAAAACGAAAACTCTGGGAAGTTTATTACACAGCCCTCAATTAGGAAGCACAGGGGTGGTTGGAACTTGTATTATGTTTAAGTATTCCATAGACGGCCTCAGCAGCGCTGGTCTAAGAGTTCTACTTCACGTTGGTCCGGACGAATattcgagtaaaaaggaaCAAACCGAAGAGATAACTCCTGATAATACGACGATACCATCTTGCAAACCGATCGAGGTTTTCGACGAACGTGTCATATGGAATGCTCAGTATTACAATCTCGGTATTTGGCAGCAGACACAAATACTGTACACCTTCCCCGAATTACATTCG TTAATCATCGAGGGAATCCCTGTAGATCCTACCGATCCAGCGAGATTGTACAGAGGGTACATAGCTGTAGACGACATAGATTTACAACCTGGAACCTCGTGTGTTGGTTTCTGTAACTTTGCCGGTGGCTTTTGCGACTGGTCCAACGACGCAGAGGATGATTTCGATTGGACAATT aGTCGAGGAAGTGGAAATCCTACAACAGGACCAGCGATGGACAGTTCGACCGATCGTTCCACAGCTGGAGGATACGCGTACATAGATTCCGCGTTTCCTCGTAGACCCGGAGACAGAGCTAGACTTATTAGCGCCAGTTTTCCAGCGCCGAGTGCGGACACACCCATGTGTATGCATTTCTGGTTCCACATGTTCGGCTCTGGAATCGGAGTCCTCAAGCTTTTCCTACGTAATTTCCGTAGCCTCGATACGCCGCTACGAGAAATTTGGAGTTTAAACGGAAACGCTGGAAACACGTGGTTCGTTGCTCAAATTACGATAGGCTCTGTCGATGATTTTCAACTAATCTTCGAAGCGACTGTGGGAAATACTGGAATGGGAGACATTGCCATCGATGATATCTCTTTCACCCAAGGCTCTTGTCCTG TTGCGCCTCAAGTTGCCGCGCCTACCCCTAGAGACTGTACTTTCGAGGTAGACGAATGTGACTGGATCAATTCTCGAGATCCCAACCGGGTTGAATGGGAGAGGGTGTCTACGCAAGCATTGAGCCTGAGAAATCAACGAAAACCCTATACCAATGGATATACGATTAACAgaagaaatgaatattttctGAACCTAGGTCGACCAAGAGGAGGACCACGATCCTCTGGAGGTGGAACGGCGCAGCTGGTTAGTCGAGAAATGAAAGGAACCGATGATCCTCTTTGCGTTACCTTTTGGTACTATATGTTTGAGTCTTTCATTGACTCAACTGGACCAAGTTTAG GTGTGCTTCGTGTATCCATACAAACAACTGGAGAATCTTCCACGGAGACCAGACCAATCTGGCAGCTGTATAATAATCAAGGACCTAGCTGGAATTATGGACAGATTagtttaaatgaaagaaaggaCTTTAATGTAGTTTTTGAAGGAACCTGGGGTCCTAATCGTGCCAGCGGCAGTATCGGCATCGATGATATCTCTTTCTATATCGGTAACTGTTCTG TGAAACCACCTAGCGCATCTGTAAGAGCAGAGGACTGTAGTTTTGAGAAAGGATTATGCGGTTGGGAAAATATTACAACTTCCGAAAATGAGCGCACTGTTACCTGGCAGCGTGCATTTCCTGCTCACCGTCCGGCTCAGTTATTAGATAAAACGTTCGGAGCAACTGGAGACTTCGttttttttgatatttttactaCAAATAAACAATCGACGAATGTACAATTACGCTCGCCTGTAATACAAACGTCAACCGACGAGGAATCCGTTTGCTTTACCTTTTGGTTCGCTGCCTTTGGAGTCGAGGAATCCACAACGCTGCAGATTATTAAAATGAACGTGGACGAAGAAATGAATGAAGAAAACGATGGAAATAATAATGGACAACAGCCC TTGTGGTCGTTAACAGCGAAAGGATTTAATAACCCACGACCAGTATGGACTGCCGCACAAGTAACCATAGATGCTCGTGTACCTTACCGCTTAATTTTAAGAGGAACTGCCAGTAACGGAGGTTTTGCTATagatgatattaaatttcagcCTCAAAGTTGTTCGA tTCGACCTGTTACTGCTCTACCCGTTAACAATGAAAGCTGA
- the LOC114874232 gene encoding MAM and LDL-receptor class A domain-containing protein 1-like isoform X2: protein MWLVLLICYCLYSLSSSTSWYPVYPILGEQIDLVGTLNESFTHNWTKSIENDEAKDVFDSDNPFNSTQIPFNSIDRDREPLDEVERIDPRNWPVRPDVFYTRTVPSTTEISLPRNPLYPSTSAQRNSSTQRYPPVTAPPPTASVDEVFCDFGSFPAQTLCEWQNGDGVLDWAAGTGMGTNWMGGPPSDYTSGTMEGGYAFLETSELPLRESKTKTLGSLLHSPQLGSTGVVGTCIMFKYSIDGLSSAGLRVLLHVGPDEYSSKKEQTEEITPDNTTIPSCKPIEVFDERVIWNAQYYNLGIWQQTQILYTFPELHSLIIEGIPVDPTDPARLYRGYIAVDDIDLQPGTSCVGFCNFAGGFCDWSNDAEDDFDWTISRGSGNPTTGPAMDSSTDRSTAGGYAYIDSAFPRRPGDRARLISASFPAPSADTPMCMHFWFHMFGSGIGVLKLFLRNFRSLDTPLREIWSLNGNAGNTWFVAQITIGSVDDFQLIFEATVGNTGMGDIAIDDISFTQGSCPVAPQVAAPTPRDCTFEVDECDWINSRDPNRVEWERVSTQALSLRNQRKPYTNGYTINRRNEYFLNLGRPRGGPRSSGGGTAQLVSREMKGTDDPLCVTFWYYMFESFIDSTGPSLGVLRVSIQTTGESSTETRPIWQLYNNQGPSWNYGQISLNERKDFNVVFEGTWGPNRASGSIGIDDISFYIGNCSVKPPSASVRAEDCSFEKGLCGWENITTSENERTVTWQRAFPAHRPAQLLDKTFGATGDFVFFDIFTTNKQSTNVQLRSPVIQTSTDEESVCFTFWFAAFGVEESTTLQIIKMNVDEEMNEENDGNNNGQQPVRLRER from the exons ATGTGGTTGGTTTTGTTAATCTGTTACTGTTTGTATTCACTATCGTCCAGTACCTCGTGGTACCCTGTGTATCCTATACTTGGAGAGCAAATAGACCTCGTAGGTACACTGAATGAAAGTTTCACTCATAATTGGACTAAGAGCATTGAAAACGACGAAGCGAAGGATGTATTCGACAGCGATAACCCGTTTAATTCAACGCAAATACCGTTCAATTCCATTGATCGTGATCGGGAACCTTTGGACGAGGTTGAACGCATCGACCCCAGGAATTGGCCGGTCAGACCGGATGTCTTCTACACCCGAACTGTTCCTTCAACTACAGAAATTTCGTTACCACGAAATCCACTTTATCCGTCCACATCGGCGCAAAGAAACTCGTCGACGCAGAG ATATCCACCGGTCACGGCACCACCTCCTACAGCCTCTGTGGACGAAGTTTTCTGTGATTTCGGATCATTTCCGGCACAGACACTTTGCGAATGGCAAAACGGCGATGGTGTATTAGACTGGGCGGCTGGTACTGGCATGGGTACCAATTGGATGGGTGGTCCTCCAAGCGATTACACAAGTGGAACAATGGAAGGAGG GTATGCCTTCCTGGAAACATCAGAATTACCATTGAGAGAAAGTAAAACGAAAACTCTGGGAAGTTTATTACACAGCCCTCAATTAGGAAGCACAGGGGTGGTTGGAACTTGTATTATGTTTAAGTATTCCATAGACGGCCTCAGCAGCGCTGGTCTAAGAGTTCTACTTCACGTTGGTCCGGACGAATattcgagtaaaaaggaaCAAACCGAAGAGATAACTCCTGATAATACGACGATACCATCTTGCAAACCGATCGAGGTTTTCGACGAACGTGTCATATGGAATGCTCAGTATTACAATCTCGGTATTTGGCAGCAGACACAAATACTGTACACCTTCCCCGAATTACATTCG TTAATCATCGAGGGAATCCCTGTAGATCCTACCGATCCAGCGAGATTGTACAGAGGGTACATAGCTGTAGACGACATAGATTTACAACCTGGAACCTCGTGTGTTGGTTTCTGTAACTTTGCCGGTGGCTTTTGCGACTGGTCCAACGACGCAGAGGATGATTTCGATTGGACAATT aGTCGAGGAAGTGGAAATCCTACAACAGGACCAGCGATGGACAGTTCGACCGATCGTTCCACAGCTGGAGGATACGCGTACATAGATTCCGCGTTTCCTCGTAGACCCGGAGACAGAGCTAGACTTATTAGCGCCAGTTTTCCAGCGCCGAGTGCGGACACACCCATGTGTATGCATTTCTGGTTCCACATGTTCGGCTCTGGAATCGGAGTCCTCAAGCTTTTCCTACGTAATTTCCGTAGCCTCGATACGCCGCTACGAGAAATTTGGAGTTTAAACGGAAACGCTGGAAACACGTGGTTCGTTGCTCAAATTACGATAGGCTCTGTCGATGATTTTCAACTAATCTTCGAAGCGACTGTGGGAAATACTGGAATGGGAGACATTGCCATCGATGATATCTCTTTCACCCAAGGCTCTTGTCCTG TTGCGCCTCAAGTTGCCGCGCCTACCCCTAGAGACTGTACTTTCGAGGTAGACGAATGTGACTGGATCAATTCTCGAGATCCCAACCGGGTTGAATGGGAGAGGGTGTCTACGCAAGCATTGAGCCTGAGAAATCAACGAAAACCCTATACCAATGGATATACGATTAACAgaagaaatgaatattttctGAACCTAGGTCGACCAAGAGGAGGACCACGATCCTCTGGAGGTGGAACGGCGCAGCTGGTTAGTCGAGAAATGAAAGGAACCGATGATCCTCTTTGCGTTACCTTTTGGTACTATATGTTTGAGTCTTTCATTGACTCAACTGGACCAAGTTTAG GTGTGCTTCGTGTATCCATACAAACAACTGGAGAATCTTCCACGGAGACCAGACCAATCTGGCAGCTGTATAATAATCAAGGACCTAGCTGGAATTATGGACAGATTagtttaaatgaaagaaaggaCTTTAATGTAGTTTTTGAAGGAACCTGGGGTCCTAATCGTGCCAGCGGCAGTATCGGCATCGATGATATCTCTTTCTATATCGGTAACTGTTCTG TGAAACCACCTAGCGCATCTGTAAGAGCAGAGGACTGTAGTTTTGAGAAAGGATTATGCGGTTGGGAAAATATTACAACTTCCGAAAATGAGCGCACTGTTACCTGGCAGCGTGCATTTCCTGCTCACCGTCCGGCTCAGTTATTAGATAAAACGTTCGGAGCAACTGGAGACTTCGttttttttgatatttttactaCAAATAAACAATCGACGAATGTACAATTACGCTCGCCTGTAATACAAACGTCAACCGACGAGGAATCCGTTTGCTTTACCTTTTGGTTCGCTGCCTTTGGAGTCGAGGAATCCACAACGCTGCAGATTATTAAAATGAACGTGGACGAAGAAATGAATGAAGAAAACGATGGAAATAATAATGGACAACAGCCCGTAAGACTTAGAGAAAGATAA
- the LOC123988271 gene encoding serine/threonine-protein kinase Nek5-like isoform X1: MSMHINDYVFEILLGQGSFGSVYLVRRKKDSKPFVVKEQASGAINALPFKNILEEVQCLHTLRHPNIVAYYGAWIENNHSYILMEYATRCTLKDLLEKYQSPLREEDALYLFSQIVLGVHHIHFEKILHRDLKPENIMLTGSRGEIVKIGDFGVSKNFKEYNRNISVQLNSPSTVCRAGSFYYMAPEMLKGQSYDFKCDIWSMGVILYEMITKRHPFPATTLSEIIKMICEEDPQPLHKDTSAPVVNIISKMLRKQSFYRPKTNQLVLCPYLVPYIVRVYMNLGRIPKNKNFGPEMFLKFLRSQRF, from the exons atgtcaatgcatataaatgattatgtatTCGAAATATTGTTAGGACAAGGTAGTTTCGG ATCTGTTTATCTAGTGCGACGAAAGAAAGACTCGAAACCGTTCGTCGTGAAAGAACAAGCTTCAGGCGCTATAAATGCTTTACCGTTTAAG AATATATTAGAAGAAGTGCAATGTTTGCATACACTAAGGCATCCTAATATAGTCGCTTATTACGGAGCCTGGATAGAAAACAATCACAGTTACATTCTTATGGAGTACGCCACGCGGTGCACCTTAAAGGATTTGCTAGAAAAATATCAATCTCCTCTGAGAGAAGAA GATGCGCTGTACTTATTCTCTCAAATCGTCCTCGGCGTTCATCACATTCATTTCGAGAAGATACTCCATCGTGATTTAAAGCCAGAGAACATCATGTTGACGGGAAGTCGCGGGGAGATCGTGAAAATTGGAGATTTTGGCGTgtcgaaaaatttcaaagagtataatagaaatatttcggtgCA ATTAAACAGTCCATCGACCGTGTGTCGCGCTGGATCGTTTTATTATATGGCCCCAGAAATGTTGAAAGGGCAATCTTATGACTTCAAATGCGACATATGGAGTATGGGTGTGATTCTTTATGAAATGATCACGAAAAGACATCCCTTTCCTGCCACG acATTATCAGAGATCATAAAAATGATTTGCGAAGAAGATCCTCAGCCTCTTCACAAAGATACCTCGGCACCTGTCGTGAATATAATATCAAAAATGTTGAGGAAACAGTCGTTTTACCGTCCAAAAACGAATCAGTTGGTTCTATGCCCTTATCTCGTACCTTATATCGTTCGGGTGTACATGAATCTCGGACGAATTccgaaaaataagaattttggACCGGAAATGTTTCTGAAATTCTTACGATCACAACGGTTTtag
- the LOC123988271 gene encoding serine/threonine-protein kinase Nek5-like isoform X2 has translation MSMHINDYVFEILLGQGSFGSVYLVRRKKDSKPFVVKEQASGAINALPFKNILEEVQCLHTLRHPNIVAYYGAWIENNHSYILMEYATRCTLKDLLEKYQSPLREEDALYLFSQIVLGVHHIHFEKILHRDLKPENIMLTGSRGEIVKIGDFGVSKNFKELNSPSTVCRAGSFYYMAPEMLKGQSYDFKCDIWSMGVILYEMITKRHPFPATTLSEIIKMICEEDPQPLHKDTSAPVVNIISKMLRKQSFYRPKTNQLVLCPYLVPYIVRVYMNLGRIPKNKNFGPEMFLKFLRSQRF, from the exons atgtcaatgcatataaatgattatgtatTCGAAATATTGTTAGGACAAGGTAGTTTCGG ATCTGTTTATCTAGTGCGACGAAAGAAAGACTCGAAACCGTTCGTCGTGAAAGAACAAGCTTCAGGCGCTATAAATGCTTTACCGTTTAAG AATATATTAGAAGAAGTGCAATGTTTGCATACACTAAGGCATCCTAATATAGTCGCTTATTACGGAGCCTGGATAGAAAACAATCACAGTTACATTCTTATGGAGTACGCCACGCGGTGCACCTTAAAGGATTTGCTAGAAAAATATCAATCTCCTCTGAGAGAAGAA GATGCGCTGTACTTATTCTCTCAAATCGTCCTCGGCGTTCATCACATTCATTTCGAGAAGATACTCCATCGTGATTTAAAGCCAGAGAACATCATGTTGACGGGAAGTCGCGGGGAGATCGTGAAAATTGGAGATTTTGGCGTgtcgaaaaatttcaaaga ATTAAACAGTCCATCGACCGTGTGTCGCGCTGGATCGTTTTATTATATGGCCCCAGAAATGTTGAAAGGGCAATCTTATGACTTCAAATGCGACATATGGAGTATGGGTGTGATTCTTTATGAAATGATCACGAAAAGACATCCCTTTCCTGCCACG acATTATCAGAGATCATAAAAATGATTTGCGAAGAAGATCCTCAGCCTCTTCACAAAGATACCTCGGCACCTGTCGTGAATATAATATCAAAAATGTTGAGGAAACAGTCGTTTTACCGTCCAAAAACGAATCAGTTGGTTCTATGCCCTTATCTCGTACCTTATATCGTTCGGGTGTACATGAATCTCGGACGAATTccgaaaaataagaattttggACCGGAAATGTTTCTGAAATTCTTACGATCACAACGGTTTtag